Proteins encoded together in one Oceanobacillus iheyensis HTE831 window:
- a CDS encoding YunC family protein, with translation MITIEPLEVDGIIFTAVSVELPKTTLLTISNDVGYIMCAALDVDIFNEIPKLQERNVVAGRAMGVRTIDQLLHAPLEKITNASKEYGWEVGMTGKEALLKIS, from the coding sequence ATGATTACAATAGAACCTCTCGAGGTAGATGGAATTATATTCACTGCTGTGAGTGTCGAATTGCCAAAGACAACATTATTAACAATTAGTAATGATGTAGGATATATCATGTGCGCGGCGCTCGACGTTGATATTTTTAATGAAATACCTAAACTACAAGAACGGAATGTGGTAGCTGGTCGTGCAATGGGAGTTAGAACCATTGATCAATTACTTCACGCACCATTAGAAAAAATCACGAATGCGTCTAAAGAGTATGGATGGGAAGTAGGTATGACTGGGAAAGAGGCTTTGTTAAAAATATCATAA
- the sufB gene encoding Fe-S cluster assembly protein SufB has product MAKNMPEIDEYKYGFHDKDVSIFRTEKGLTPRVVEEISKMKEEPEWMLEYRLKSLEHFYNRPMPQWGGDLSGLDFDEIVYYVKPSEKQGRTWDEVPEEIKQTFDKLGIPEAEQKYLAGVSAQYESEVVYHSLKEDLQDLGIIFKDTDTALKENEELFKEYFGKVIPYSDNKFSALNSAVWSGGSFIYVPKGVEATTPLQAYFRINSENMGQFERTLIIVDEGASVHYVEGCTAPVYTTNSLHSAVVEIIVKKDAYCRYTTIQNWANNVYNLVTKRATCDANATMEWIDGNIGSKLTMKYPAILLKGEGARGNTLSIALAGKGQLQDAGAKMHHLAPNTSSTIVSKSISKQGGKVSYRGLVHFGRKADGARANIECDTLIMDNESTSDTIPYNEILNDNISLEHEAKVSKVSEEQLFYLMSRGLSEEEATEMIVMGFIEPFTKELPMEYAVEMNRLIKFEMEGSIG; this is encoded by the coding sequence ATGGCTAAAAATATGCCAGAAATCGATGAGTATAAATATGGATTTCATGATAAAGACGTATCTATTTTTCGTACGGAAAAAGGATTAACGCCACGAGTAGTAGAAGAAATTTCAAAAATGAAGGAAGAACCGGAGTGGATGTTAGAGTATCGCTTGAAATCTCTTGAGCATTTCTATAACCGTCCAATGCCACAATGGGGTGGAGACCTTTCTGGTTTAGATTTTGACGAAATCGTCTATTATGTAAAACCATCCGAAAAACAAGGTAGAACGTGGGATGAAGTACCTGAGGAAATCAAGCAAACTTTTGATAAATTAGGAATTCCAGAAGCAGAACAGAAGTATCTTGCTGGTGTATCTGCTCAGTATGAATCTGAAGTTGTATACCACAGCTTGAAAGAAGACCTTCAAGATCTAGGTATCATCTTTAAAGATACAGACACTGCATTAAAAGAAAATGAAGAATTATTTAAAGAGTATTTTGGTAAAGTAATTCCTTACTCTGATAATAAATTCTCAGCATTGAATTCTGCAGTATGGTCCGGTGGATCTTTCATCTATGTGCCAAAAGGAGTAGAAGCAACAACTCCACTTCAAGCATACTTCCGTATTAACTCTGAAAATATGGGACAGTTTGAGCGTACACTAATAATTGTTGATGAAGGAGCTTCTGTACACTATGTAGAAGGTTGTACAGCTCCAGTGTATACAACAAACTCTCTACACAGTGCGGTAGTTGAGATTATTGTTAAAAAAGATGCATATTGCCGTTACACAACAATTCAAAACTGGGCAAACAATGTTTATAACCTAGTTACGAAGCGTGCAACTTGTGATGCAAATGCAACAATGGAATGGATTGATGGTAACATTGGTTCTAAATTAACAATGAAATATCCAGCAATCTTACTAAAAGGTGAAGGTGCACGAGGAAATACACTTTCTATCGCACTTGCTGGTAAAGGACAATTACAAGATGCTGGTGCGAAAATGCATCACTTAGCGCCAAACACATCATCTACGATCGTTTCCAAATCAATCTCTAAACAAGGCGGTAAAGTATCTTATCGTGGTTTAGTACACTTTGGACGTAAAGCGGACGGCGCTCGTGCAAATATTGAGTGTGATACGCTTATTATGGATAATGAGTCTACTTCAGACACTATTCCATATAACGAAATCTTAAATGACAACATTTCTTTAGAGCACGAAGCAAAAGTATCTAAAGTATCGGAAGAACAGCTCTTCTATCTAATGAGCCGTGGTTTATCAGAAGAAGAAGCAACAGAAATGATTGTAATGGGCTTCATCGAGCCATTTACAAAAGAACTTCCAATGGAATATGCGGTAGAAATGAACCGTTTAATCAAGTTCGAAATGGAAGGTTCTATTGGTTAA
- a CDS encoding sulfite exporter TauE/SafE family protein, translating into MVVALICFIIAVLAAFIGSLVGLGGGIILIPLLLLSSQYVIGFEWVSPQSVVAMSLVVMVFTGISSVLSYAKQKQVDFYAGSIFLAGSIPGSMIGAWLNQYVNMDGFYLYFGLLIIVISFIMSLRKKASKLRRNVDILEPGARSFELKGEVYIYKLSFISAISIALFVGMLSGLFGIGGGAIMVPVMMLLFGFPAHLAAATSMFMIIFVSFMGSITHIYLGNVVWEYVLFFIPGAWIGGKLGAKVNHLLSNNVLELLLKVMLILVGIRMIMQGIG; encoded by the coding sequence ATGGTTGTAGCATTAATTTGTTTTATAATTGCTGTTCTAGCTGCTTTTATTGGTTCACTAGTAGGGCTAGGTGGTGGAATTATTCTTATCCCATTACTATTACTCTCCAGCCAATACGTTATTGGTTTTGAATGGGTCAGCCCACAATCAGTAGTCGCGATGTCTCTGGTCGTAATGGTTTTTACTGGGATCTCATCGGTGCTTTCTTATGCAAAGCAAAAGCAAGTTGATTTTTATGCAGGCAGTATCTTTTTAGCTGGTAGTATTCCTGGTAGTATGATCGGTGCATGGTTAAATCAATATGTAAATATGGATGGGTTTTATCTTTATTTTGGTCTTTTAATCATCGTTATATCATTTATCATGAGCCTAAGAAAAAAAGCTTCTAAACTTAGACGTAATGTAGACATTCTTGAACCGGGGGCAAGAAGTTTCGAATTAAAAGGAGAAGTTTACATATATAAATTATCTTTCATATCTGCAATTAGCATTGCTTTATTTGTAGGAATGTTGTCAGGTTTATTTGGGATAGGTGGAGGAGCAATAATGGTGCCGGTAATGATGTTATTATTTGGATTCCCAGCACATCTAGCCGCAGCAACTTCCATGTTCATGATTATATTTGTCAGTTTCATGGGCTCCATCACACATATATATTTAGGAAATGTTGTTTGGGAGTATGTGCTTTTCTTTATACCTGGAGCTTGGATAGGTGGTAAACTTGGAGCTAAGGTAAATCATCTTTTATCAAATAATGTACTGGAATTACTATTAAAAGTTATGCTGATTTTAGTTGGTATACGAATGATCATGCAAGGCATTGGTTAG
- a CDS encoding S8 family peptidase produces the protein MLNFSMINLVRRNGKKMDKGIRQEMVNFYKPFRYIPCFLQSPIERIKKKTKKLPVVIKFKSDNFANGLHEVKNTKCKSLREFHSISCCSAKFSAEKIEQLIENCSLIEKIYYDRKVFSLLDTASSSINADVLKESGLTGQGSTIAVIDTGIHPHEDLEGRIIGFADFVKGQTEPYDDNGHGTHCAGDAAGNGALSDGQYQGPAPDANLVGVKVLNKTGSGSLSTVIEGIDWCIQNQSKYNINILSLSLGSDATEPAEGDPVVNAVETAWDNGMVVCVAAGNSGPGDKTVGSPGISPKVITVGAADDNNTAERSDDSVAEFSSRGPTIDGLTKPNLLTPGVDIVSLRAPGSFIDKTNKSARVGSNYISLSGTSMATPICAGIVAQLLQSDSSLTPNQVKEKLMEACQDLGQSPNVQGAGYLNAANLININE, from the coding sequence ATGTTAAATTTTTCAATGATTAATTTGGTTCGTCGTAATGGTAAGAAGATGGACAAAGGGATCAGACAAGAAATGGTGAATTTCTATAAACCGTTTCGTTATATTCCTTGTTTTTTACAAAGTCCGATAGAACGAATTAAAAAGAAAACAAAAAAATTACCTGTTGTTATTAAATTCAAATCAGACAATTTTGCTAATGGATTACATGAAGTGAAAAATACAAAATGTAAATCGCTTCGTGAATTTCATTCTATTTCCTGTTGCTCAGCTAAATTTTCTGCAGAAAAAATTGAGCAATTAATTGAAAATTGCAGCCTAATTGAGAAAATCTATTATGATAGAAAGGTTTTTTCATTACTAGATACTGCTTCTTCATCAATAAATGCTGATGTATTAAAGGAGAGTGGGCTGACAGGACAAGGGTCTACTATTGCGGTTATCGATACAGGAATACATCCGCATGAGGATTTAGAAGGTCGTATTATTGGGTTTGCTGATTTCGTAAAAGGGCAAACAGAACCTTATGATGATAATGGACATGGTACACACTGTGCTGGAGATGCTGCTGGTAATGGTGCATTGTCGGATGGGCAATATCAGGGGCCAGCGCCAGACGCAAATTTAGTCGGTGTAAAAGTGTTAAATAAAACTGGTTCAGGGTCATTATCTACGGTTATAGAAGGTATTGATTGGTGTATTCAAAATCAGTCTAAATATAATATAAATATACTATCCCTATCACTTGGTTCAGACGCTACAGAGCCTGCTGAAGGTGATCCTGTTGTTAATGCTGTAGAAACGGCTTGGGATAATGGTATGGTTGTATGTGTTGCTGCTGGTAATTCTGGTCCTGGAGATAAGACAGTAGGCAGTCCTGGAATAAGTCCTAAAGTAATAACTGTTGGTGCTGCAGATGATAATAATACCGCTGAACGTTCTGACGATTCAGTGGCTGAATTTTCTAGTAGGGGACCTACCATTGATGGTTTAACAAAACCAAATTTATTAACGCCAGGCGTTGATATCGTATCCTTAAGAGCACCAGGTTCTTTCATTGATAAAACAAATAAATCAGCTCGTGTTGGAAGCAATTATATCTCTTTATCTGGTACTTCCATGGCGACTCCAATTTGCGCAGGTATAGTTGCTCAATTACTTCAAAGTGATTCAAGCTTAACTCCTAATCAAGTAAAGGAAAAATTAATGGAAGCATGCCAAGATTTAGGACAATCCCCTAATGTTCAAGGAGCAGGGTATCTAAATGCTGCCAATTTAATTAATATAAATGAATAG
- a CDS encoding Na+/H+ antiporter NhaC family protein: MEGTIYSLIPAVIMLLLVIITRNVLISLGTGIIVGALLIHNFNILSSITEIWEVFYTIFYADGEWQIGNIFLLSFLILLGILTAFLQASGGSRAFGDWMMKRVKTRTGAQVMTAVIGIIIFIDDYFNSLAVGQIARPLTDRHRISRAKLAYFIDSSSAPVTVLAPISSWGAYIIGTLGTLFAANEITEYQPFEAFIQMIPLNFYAISAIILVFIVAYFHLDLGPMHTHEKRAEKDGELLSPEQDNVAGDLGDVFDPHKDGKVYHLLVPIIVLFIVTIGSMYTTGVIEASSYGLIDAFANTNVNLSLILGGLSSVIVAAVFYFSQRVPRSEFGKILIEGTKTMMPAINILLLAWMIGSIIGSIGTGDYLAGLVENASINVSLLPVILFIISAIMALATGTSWGTFGIMLPIAANIMVNTDESLLLPALAAVLAGAVFGDHCSPISDTTVLSSTGAGANHIDHVLTQLPYAIIAAVSAIVGFTLVGYTHSTLLSLLVTILLMSIIVIVLKKSVVDRRKEKTTMK; the protein is encoded by the coding sequence ATGGAAGGTACAATTTATTCACTTATTCCTGCAGTAATTATGCTACTACTAGTGATTATTACACGTAATGTTCTAATATCATTAGGTACAGGAATTATTGTAGGAGCATTGCTTATTCACAATTTTAATATTTTATCCTCAATCACTGAGATTTGGGAAGTATTTTACACTATATTTTATGCTGATGGAGAATGGCAGATAGGAAATATATTCCTCCTTAGCTTTTTAATACTTCTAGGGATATTAACAGCATTTTTACAAGCATCAGGTGGAAGTAGAGCATTTGGTGACTGGATGATGAAACGAGTGAAGACAAGAACGGGTGCACAGGTAATGACGGCTGTTATTGGAATAATTATTTTTATTGACGATTATTTTAATAGTTTAGCAGTTGGCCAAATTGCGAGACCGCTAACCGACCGCCATCGAATTTCACGTGCAAAACTTGCTTATTTTATTGATTCTAGTTCTGCACCAGTTACTGTGTTAGCCCCTATTTCTAGTTGGGGAGCATATATTATCGGAACATTAGGGACGTTATTCGCTGCTAATGAAATTACAGAGTATCAACCATTTGAAGCATTTATCCAAATGATTCCATTGAATTTCTATGCAATATCAGCAATTATTCTCGTCTTTATTGTAGCGTATTTCCATTTGGATCTAGGACCAATGCACACACATGAAAAAAGAGCTGAAAAAGATGGTGAACTTCTTAGTCCTGAACAAGACAATGTTGCCGGAGATTTAGGTGATGTTTTTGATCCACATAAAGATGGGAAAGTATACCACTTATTAGTGCCAATTATTGTGTTATTTATTGTTACAATTGGCTCAATGTATACCACTGGTGTAATTGAAGCATCAAGTTATGGATTAATTGATGCCTTTGCAAACACAAACGTTAATTTATCATTAATATTAGGTGGTCTTTCGTCCGTAATAGTTGCAGCTGTATTCTATTTCTCTCAAAGGGTACCGCGTTCTGAGTTTGGAAAAATATTAATTGAAGGTACGAAAACAATGATGCCTGCAATTAACATTCTTTTATTGGCTTGGATGATTGGTTCAATTATTGGAAGTATTGGAACAGGCGATTACTTGGCTGGATTAGTTGAAAATGCTTCAATTAACGTGTCGTTGTTACCAGTTATATTATTTATAATATCTGCCATCATGGCTTTAGCAACCGGTACATCTTGGGGAACCTTTGGTATTATGCTTCCAATTGCTGCTAACATCATGGTGAATACAGATGAGAGTTTATTATTGCCAGCACTAGCAGCAGTACTTGCTGGAGCAGTATTTGGTGATCATTGTTCTCCAATTTCAGATACTACCGTACTTTCCTCTACAGGTGCAGGAGCGAATCATATAGACCATGTGCTAACACAGTTGCCTTATGCAATTATAGCTGCTGTATCTGCTATAGTAGGATTTACCTTAGTTGGATATACTCACTCTACATTACTTTCTTTATTGGTGACAATTTTACTTATGAGTATCATTGTAATAGTATTGAAGAAAAGCGTCGTTGACCGAAGAAAAGAGAAAACAACAATGAAATAA
- a CDS encoding HD-GYP domain-containing protein, with product MKLVSTKFIQSEDTLAQSLYDEQGVILLARGMKLTSGVIQKLLDRGITYVYIEGEIDDDQYYEPVITDQLRQKAVHTLNDTFNGIKQAGLLSKSYVLQTKETELREVVDQILYEVEGNETTLTLLSDIMITNDYILQHSLNVAIYSIAIGKQLNYTSEQLKELGIGALLHDVGKIFIESEILNKPSNLDEAEFQIIKSHTKLGYDYLSSYPGFPKNVAQCAYQHHERLDGSGYPLGLYDKNIIPYAKVIAVADVFDAVTSNRVYRDALLPHEALEILYAGAVREFDIQIIEAFKKSISVYPEGLMVNLSDGTSGKVVRQNKYLCDRPIIRVTEVQGEILDNPYELNLGKVMNTLITEVIKNT from the coding sequence ATGAAATTAGTAAGTACGAAATTTATTCAGTCTGAAGATACATTAGCTCAATCTTTATATGATGAGCAAGGAGTAATTTTATTGGCTAGAGGAATGAAGTTGACCTCAGGTGTTATCCAAAAACTGTTAGATCGAGGAATAACCTATGTATATATTGAAGGTGAGATAGACGATGACCAGTATTACGAACCAGTGATAACCGATCAGCTTCGTCAAAAAGCAGTACATACCCTTAACGATACTTTTAATGGAATAAAACAAGCAGGTCTGTTAAGTAAGTCTTACGTACTTCAAACAAAAGAAACAGAGCTAAGAGAAGTTGTAGACCAGATTTTGTATGAAGTAGAAGGTAATGAGACCACATTAACATTACTTTCGGATATAATGATCACCAATGATTATATTTTACAACATTCTCTTAATGTGGCTATATATTCGATTGCGATCGGAAAACAATTAAATTATACTTCCGAACAATTAAAAGAATTAGGTATCGGAGCGTTATTACATGATGTGGGGAAAATTTTTATTGAATCGGAAATATTAAATAAACCTTCTAATTTAGATGAAGCTGAGTTTCAAATTATAAAAAGCCATACAAAATTAGGGTATGATTACTTAAGCAGCTATCCTGGGTTTCCTAAAAACGTTGCGCAATGTGCCTACCAACACCATGAAAGATTAGATGGTTCTGGTTACCCTCTAGGTCTGTATGATAAAAATATTATTCCTTACGCAAAGGTCATAGCAGTGGCAGATGTCTTTGATGCTGTAACTAGTAACCGTGTTTATAGAGATGCTCTATTGCCGCATGAAGCGCTGGAAATTCTATATGCTGGTGCAGTCAGGGAATTTGATATACAAATTATTGAGGCATTTAAAAAAAGTATCTCTGTGTATCCGGAAGGTTTAATGGTAAATTTAAGCGATGGAACTTCTGGAAAGGTAGTTAGACAAAATAAATATTTATGCGATCGGCCAATTATTCGTGTGACTGAAGTACAAGGAGAGATACTCGATAATCCGTATGAATTAAATTTAGGAAAAGTGATGAATACACTTATTACGGAAGTTATCAAAAATACATAA
- the sufU gene encoding Fe-S cluster assembly sulfur transfer protein SufU, whose product MSLNNLDTLYRQVIMDHYKNPRNRGSLEGDSVTVDMNNPTCGDRIQLQLHVEDGIVQDAKYEGEGCSISMSSASMMTQAIKGKKIEEALEMSQTFSDMMLGNDVDTEEMGDIEALQGVSKFPARIKCATLAWKAMEKGVHDQ is encoded by the coding sequence ATGTCTTTGAATAACCTCGATACACTTTACCGACAAGTAATAATGGATCATTATAAGAATCCTAGAAATCGTGGTAGTCTTGAAGGAGACTCTGTTACAGTAGATATGAATAACCCGACTTGTGGTGACCGAATTCAACTTCAGTTACATGTTGAAGATGGAATTGTTCAAGACGCGAAGTATGAAGGAGAAGGTTGTTCAATCAGTATGTCATCGGCTTCTATGATGACACAAGCGATTAAAGGGAAGAAGATAGAGGAAGCATTAGAAATGTCACAAACATTTTCCGATATGATGCTGGGAAATGATGTAGATACTGAAGAAATGGGAGATATTGAAGCATTACAAGGTGTTTCTAAATTCCCTGCAAGAATAAAGTGTGCGACCTTAGCCTGGAAGGCAATGGAAAAAGGCGTACATGATCAATAA
- the yunB gene encoding sporulation protein YunB gives MLRFKRRYRIRRRTYKRPPQRQFLIIMTLIIFVVSMAFSFWIINDRIEPIVRDIAKRKTEEFATRAINSAVAFVGEYSFEDIIDITYDNEGNFVTYNQNPTIMSEINRVATDRVEEFFVHVNEGKPLSFENNVEDPLNDDGSAEGRAAIDPTLIEIPLGQVTGNSVLSNLGPKIPINMQIIGNVRTNVVRETEEFGINGSWVTLYVNVEADVQIIVPFTSDVTTVHTELYLDSSAIMGKVPDFYGGDGSPDIAIPKDDLQNDE, from the coding sequence ATGTTGAGGTTCAAAAGAAGATATCGCATCCGTAGAAGAACATACAAAAGGCCTCCACAACGTCAATTTTTAATAATAATGACCCTTATCATATTTGTAGTATCCATGGCCTTTAGTTTTTGGATTATTAATGACAGGATTGAACCTATAGTGAGAGACATTGCAAAGAGAAAAACCGAAGAATTTGCCACACGTGCAATCAATTCGGCAGTAGCCTTTGTAGGTGAATATAGCTTTGAAGATATCATTGATATTACTTATGATAATGAAGGGAATTTTGTGACATACAATCAAAACCCTACCATTATGAGTGAGATAAACCGTGTGGCTACGGATAGAGTGGAAGAATTTTTTGTTCATGTAAATGAAGGAAAGCCTTTAAGTTTTGAAAATAATGTGGAAGATCCTTTGAATGATGACGGAAGTGCTGAGGGAAGAGCTGCTATTGATCCAACTTTGATTGAAATTCCTCTTGGACAAGTGACAGGTAATTCGGTGCTATCCAATCTTGGTCCAAAAATCCCTATTAATATGCAAATTATTGGTAATGTGAGAACAAATGTAGTAAGAGAAACAGAAGAATTTGGTATTAATGGATCGTGGGTTACGCTATATGTGAATGTAGAGGCAGATGTACAAATTATTGTTCCTTTTACGTCCGATGTAACGACCGTTCATACAGAATTATACCTAGATAGTAGTGCAATCATGGGGAAAGTACCTGATTTCTATGGTGGAGATGGGTCTCCAGATATAGCGATACCAAAAGATGATTTGCAGAATGATGAATAA
- a CDS encoding bifunctional metallophosphatase/5'-nucleotidase: MSKEQLTFYFTNDLHSHFLQWPKVASYLLHKQEIHKANSDTYWTVDIGDHVDRSHPITEASRGKANIDLLNQLNYDVVTLGNNEGITLSHDELYHLYDHANFSVVCSNLESLDGPLPAWLKRTEIKESASGIKVGFLGLTAPFNAFYELLDWHIDNEFDVLDQYIHELEKQTDIIVLLSHLGISVDQEIARRYPSVDIIMGGHTHHLLETGELVNHTLITAAGKHCYYVGEVTVEWDHEANHITKRNGYAVDLTHTLPDLQTEQYIQTLFDQSREYLDNVVIKANKPIEVNWFANTPIIQSLTTTLRKWTNADFAMLNAGVLLESLPAGPVTYGDIHRICPHPINPVLVDLKGDELIEVIRASLSTDFTELKLKGFGFRGEILGKMIFSGLDVMTDFHRNGGEYVKAVYEQNGKRIDPDKTYYIATADTFTFGRLLPEVAKSTTKQYFVPEFLRDLLAETLIQQYSF, translated from the coding sequence ATGTCAAAAGAACAGTTAACGTTTTACTTTACAAATGATCTACATAGTCATTTTTTACAATGGCCGAAAGTAGCAAGTTATTTACTTCATAAACAGGAAATACATAAAGCAAATAGTGATACTTATTGGACGGTGGATATAGGAGATCATGTGGATCGCTCTCATCCTATAACGGAAGCAAGCCGAGGGAAAGCAAATATAGACTTACTTAATCAATTAAATTACGATGTCGTAACACTAGGAAACAATGAAGGGATCACTTTATCGCATGATGAATTATATCATCTATATGATCATGCTAATTTTTCGGTGGTTTGTTCTAATCTGGAAAGCTTGGATGGTCCATTACCAGCTTGGTTAAAACGCACTGAAATAAAAGAATCAGCTAGTGGCATTAAAGTCGGCTTTTTAGGCCTTACTGCTCCATTTAATGCGTTTTATGAGCTTTTGGATTGGCATATTGATAATGAATTTGACGTGTTAGATCAATATATACATGAATTAGAAAAACAAACAGACATTATAGTATTGTTGTCTCACTTAGGAATCAGTGTTGACCAAGAAATTGCTAGAAGATATCCTTCTGTCGATATCATAATGGGCGGACATACGCATCATTTACTTGAAACGGGTGAGCTGGTTAATCATACATTAATTACAGCAGCTGGCAAGCATTGTTATTATGTAGGGGAGGTCACTGTGGAATGGGATCATGAAGCAAATCATATTACGAAGCGTAATGGTTATGCGGTAGATCTCACTCATACGCTTCCGGATTTACAAACCGAACAATATATTCAAACGCTATTTGATCAATCAAGGGAATATCTAGATAATGTTGTTATCAAAGCAAATAAACCGATTGAGGTAAATTGGTTTGCTAATACACCAATCATTCAAAGTCTGACAACAACATTAAGAAAATGGACAAATGCTGATTTTGCCATGTTAAATGCAGGAGTATTGTTAGAGAGCCTTCCTGCCGGCCCAGTTACGTATGGTGACATCCATCGTATTTGTCCACACCCGATTAATCCTGTTCTAGTTGATTTAAAAGGCGATGAACTTATCGAGGTAATACGAGCATCTTTATCTACAGATTTTACAGAATTAAAGCTAAAAGGGTTTGGATTTCGCGGTGAAATTCTAGGGAAAATGATATTCTCTGGTTTAGATGTTATGACAGATTTTCATCGAAATGGTGGTGAGTATGTAAAAGCAGTTTATGAACAAAATGGAAAACGGATTGATCCCGACAAAACTTATTATATAGCTACTGCGGATACATTTACATTTGGGAGATTACTGCCTGAGGTTGCAAAATCAACTACGAAGCAATATTTTGTTCCAGAATTTTTAAGAGATCTCCTTGCAGAAACTTTGATACAGCAATATTCCTTTTAG
- a CDS encoding sodium-dependent transporter: MENRSQWGTRAGFILAAVGSAVGLGNIWRFPSVAYESGGGAFFIPYLFALLTAGIPILIMEFTMGHKYRGSAPLTFSRMNKKAEFVGWWAVLVAFVISTYYSVIIAWAISYSIFSFNLSWGEDTEGFLFGDYLNLAEVPGQVGGLVPGVLIPLIIVWVLVLGILFRGVKKGIEVANRIFIPLLVLVFLVIVIRAVTLPGAAEGLNAFFTPDFSRILEPDVWIAAYGQIFFSLSIAFAIMITYSSYLPKKSDITNNAFIVGFGNSGFELLAGIGVFGVLGFMATSSGVGVDEVVAGGVGLAFVVFPAIINELPAFNGLFGALFFVSLTLAGITSLVSITEAYVSALVDKFKITRTKAVLFGGGLAAVISLLFASRGGLHFLDVVDYFINQFGVAMLGLVEVVLIAWILRKSNVLKSHANSVSDIRLGSWWTICLTVITPIVMGYMMLGLFKQNLLREFDTATGNYGEYANTFITFGGWTVAIAALVIGIVLSLTKWKSNELTEYTEQDKEAK, encoded by the coding sequence ATGGAAAATCGGTCACAATGGGGAACACGTGCAGGATTTATCTTAGCAGCAGTGGGTTCTGCAGTTGGTTTGGGTAATATATGGAGATTTCCTTCGGTGGCTTATGAAAGTGGAGGAGGAGCGTTTTTTATTCCTTACCTTTTTGCATTATTAACCGCTGGTATACCGATATTAATCATGGAATTTACAATGGGGCATAAATATAGAGGTTCAGCTCCATTGACATTTAGCAGAATGAATAAGAAAGCAGAATTCGTAGGTTGGTGGGCGGTTTTAGTTGCCTTTGTTATATCGACATATTACTCTGTCATTATTGCCTGGGCAATTTCATATTCTATCTTTTCTTTTAATTTATCTTGGGGAGAAGATACAGAAGGATTTTTATTTGGAGATTATTTAAATCTAGCAGAGGTGCCAGGTCAAGTCGGTGGGTTAGTTCCTGGAGTATTAATACCTTTGATTATAGTTTGGGTTCTTGTATTAGGTATTTTATTCCGTGGTGTAAAGAAAGGGATTGAAGTAGCTAACCGTATATTTATACCACTTCTGGTTTTAGTATTTTTAGTAATTGTTATTCGAGCAGTAACATTGCCTGGAGCAGCAGAAGGTTTGAACGCATTCTTTACACCAGACTTTAGCAGAATTCTTGAGCCTGATGTATGGATTGCTGCTTATGGTCAAATCTTTTTCAGTTTATCAATTGCCTTTGCTATTATGATTACCTATTCTAGTTATTTACCAAAAAAATCAGATATAACTAATAATGCATTTATTGTAGGTTTCGGTAACTCTGGATTTGAATTATTAGCAGGAATTGGAGTTTTTGGTGTATTAGGCTTTATGGCTACCTCCTCAGGAGTTGGTGTAGATGAAGTTGTAGCTGGTGGAGTAGGACTCGCTTTTGTCGTTTTTCCAGCGATTATTAATGAATTACCTGCATTTAATGGATTGTTTGGTGCATTATTCTTTGTTTCTTTGACATTAGCAGGGATAACATCATTAGTATCCATCACAGAAGCTTATGTATCAGCATTAGTAGATAAATTTAAGATTACTCGTACAAAAGCTGTATTATTCGGTGGTGGATTAGCAGCGGTAATTTCATTATTATTTGCTAGTCGTGGTGGATTACATTTCTTAGATGTAGTGGACTATTTTATCAATCAATTTGGAGTAGCGATGCTAGGATTGGTTGAGGTCGTTCTAATTGCTTGGATTTTGCGTAAGTCAAATGTATTAAAGTCGCATGCAAATAGTGTTTCTGATATTCGATTAGGATCATGGTGGACTATTTGTCTAACAGTTATTACTCCGATTGTAATGGGATATATGATGCTCGGGTTATTTAAGCAAAACTTATTAAGAGAATTTGATACAGCTACAGGAAATTATGGGGAATACGCAAATACCTTCATTACTTTTGGAGGATGGACGGTAGCTATCGCAGCATTAGTAATCGGTATAGTTTTATCACTAACAAAATGGAAATCCAATGAATTGACTGAATATACCGAACAAGATAAGGAGGCAAAATAA